One genomic segment of Arachis duranensis cultivar V14167 chromosome 4, aradu.V14167.gnm2.J7QH, whole genome shotgun sequence includes these proteins:
- the LOC110280430 gene encoding pectinesterase-like: protein MEKKEKIIVLVVVSLSLILVAGVATGVIMVVNNKKSNGAEVQNTKERFTSLMCRNTQEDQNLCREVLSQVDGSSSSDPKAYIDAAVNDIRDGVTTALKMMTTEEEFSKDNNGIKMAIDGCKEVMESALSTLDLFSNVLRSNHDINFVQTQSPDLRNWLSTVISYQQSCVDIFEDQNEGERKIKEQLQSKSLDRVEKVSIITLDIVTGLAKIIEDLGLHVEIKPIASFGRVLREEVDNEGFPDWFSSSDRKLLVKDVKFHIPNVVVAKDGSGNFRTVQDAINSYPKAKNFQGRYIIYVKAGIYKENCTVPSHAMNVFMYGDGPTKTIITASMSNVTHNLKTMFTATFVNKAGMFLAKDMRFENAAGAEGHQAVALRNVGDFSAFYNCHIHGYQDTLYVQANRQFYRNCEIAGTVDFIFGTSPAVIQRSKLIVRKPLPTQFNVLIADGTVQRNMTTGIVIQGCQIVPDPMFDPVKYQMKTYLGRPWKEGSRVVIMESYLGDWINLEGWAPHDGNEMKGFLDICEYGNTGPAALVHGRIKWKGYRGMITKNEAMRFTVAEFLKGGPNNGADRWLNALGVPFDSDFLRP, encoded by the exons atggaaaagaaggaaaaaatcaTAGTTTTAGTGGTTGTTTCGCTTTCGCTCATCCTTGTAGCGGGGGTTGCCACCGGGGTCATCATGGTcgttaataacaaaaaaagcaaTGGCGCTGAAGTGCAAAACACTAAAGAAAGATTCACAAGTCTCATGTGCCGCAACACACAAGAGGATCAAAACCTCTGTCGCGAGGTTCTAAGCCAAGTTGATGGTTCCTCTTCTTCCGACCCGAAAGCATACATCGACGCTGCCGTGAACGATATCAGAGACGGTGTCACCACCGCCCTAAAGATGATGACAACTGAGGAGGAGTTCTCCAAAGATAACAACGGAATCAAGATGGCCATTGATGGTTGCAAAGAAGTCATGGAGTCCGCATTGAGCACCCTTGACCTTTTCAGCAACGTGCTTCGCAGTAATCACGACATTAACTTCGTGCAAACGCAAAGCCCCGACCTCAGAAACTGGCTTAGCACTGTTATCTCATATCAGCAATCTTGTGTTGACATTTTTGAGGATCAAAAtgaaggagagagaaaaatcaaagaacaaCTACAAAGCAAGAGTTTGGATCGTGTTGAGAAGGTTTCCATCATAACTCTCGATATTGTTACTGGTTTGGCTAAAATCATTGAAGATCTTGGTCTGCATGTGGAAATAAAACCCattgcttcttttgggcgtgtTCTTCGCGAAGAGGTTGATAACGAGGGGTTTCCCGATTGGTTTTCCTCTTCAGATCGCAAGCTGTTGGTGAAGGATGTGAAGTTTCATATCCCAAATGTAGTGGTTGCTAAAGATGGTAGTGGAAACTTTAGGACGGTTCAGGATGCAATTAACTCGTATCCAAAGGCAAAGAATTTTCAGGGAAGGTACATTATCTATGTTAAGGCGGGGATCTATAAGGAGAATTGTACGGTTCCATCTCATGCAATGAACGTTTTCATGTATGGAGATGGCCCTACTAAGACCATTATAACTGCTAGTATGAGCAATGTCACCCACAACCTCAAGACCATGTTTACTGCCACTTTCG TGAATAAAGCGGGAATGTTTCTTGCGAAGGACATGAGATTCGAGAACGCAGCTGGTGCAGAAGGACACCAAGCAGTTGCACTCAGAAATGTGGGAGATTTTTCAGCTTTCTATAACTGCCACATACATGGTTATCAAGACACCTTATATGTTCAAGCCAACAGACAATTCTATCGCAACTGTGAAATCGCTGGGACAGTTGACTTTATTTTCGGTACATCTCCCGCTGTGATCCAAAGAAGCAAGCTCATTGTGAGAAAGCCCTTGCCAACTCAGTTCAATGTGTTGATCGCAGATGGCACCGTCCAGAGGAACATGACTACTGGCATTGTGATTCAGGGATGCCAGATTGTTCCAGATCCAATGTTTGACCCTGTCAAGTACCAAATGAAGACTTATTTGGGTAGGCCATGGAAGGAAGGATCGAGAGTAGTAATCATGGAATCATATCTGGGTGACTGGATTAATCTGGAAGGGTGGGCCCCTCATGATGGCAATGAAATGAAAGGCTTCTTAGATATTTGTGAGTATGGAAATACCGGACCTGCTGCTTTAGTTCATGGAAGAATTAAGTGGAAAGGGTATCGTGGTATGATAACTAAGAATGAAGCCATGCGATTCACTGTTGCTGAATTCCTCAAGGGTGGACCTAACAATGGTGCTGACAGATGGTTGAACGCTCTTGGTGTTCCTTTTGACAGTGATTTTCTAAGACCATAA